One segment of Panicum virgatum strain AP13 chromosome 3K, P.virgatum_v5, whole genome shotgun sequence DNA contains the following:
- the LOC120700933 gene encoding phosphopantothenoylcysteine decarboxylase subunit VHS3-like: MDAPAEDSDDYPIEHVTQEAISLDHDSDAPEEEDKSYGDDLSHDSDDDDSGDEIGFDTCRVNNIFDEDDFDNEEVDDDDISQGSEENEGGEDDNDMVLPETDGTHIWQRHLRGLKVDPRCGYRPMQP; this comes from the coding sequence ATGGATGCCCCTGCTGAAGATAGTGATGATTACCCCATTGAACATGTAACTCAAGAAGCCATTTCACTGGATCATGATTCCGATGCACCCGAGGAGGAAGATAAAAGTTATGGTGATGATCTTTCTCATGACTCAGATGATGATGACAGTGGTGATGAAATTGGGTTTGACACATGCCGTGTAAACAATATTTTTGATGAAGACGACTTTGACAATGAGGAGGTCGATGATGATGACATATCTCAGGGCTCGGAAGAAAATGAGGGTGGTGAAGACGACAATGATATGGTACTTCCAGAAACAGATGGGACACATATTTGGCAAAGACATCTTCGGGGTCTGAAGGTAGATCCTCGATGTGGGTATCGTCCAATGCAGCCTTGA